A window of Cygnus atratus isolate AKBS03 ecotype Queensland, Australia chromosome 24, CAtr_DNAZoo_HiC_assembly, whole genome shotgun sequence contains these coding sequences:
- the ELF3 gene encoding ETS-related transcription factor Elf-3 — protein MAGSCEISNILSKYNSTMYQQEESQLALDVLGHPGDDGSLGLSFPPSLPPVDTTETPEWFSELPYFWTKVQVLEWISYHVEKNKYDASIIDFSCCNMDGHTLCHCSRDQMRHIFGPLGDELYDRLHEITSDELTWIIDLLEKEDANSQETFLDTGHLELANPCAKDSLEDLKPTNPFLFTDITCSPDAMSPGSSDVSGPAMSHSPNSQDSGGSDLDLDPVEVKLFPDDGFAGSKKGDGKHGKRKRGRPRKLSKENRDCLEGRKSKHSPRGTHLWEFIRDILIHPELNEGLMKWEDRREGVFKFLRSEAVAQLWGQKKKNSSMTYEKLSRAMRYYYKREILERVDGRRLVYKFGKNSSGWKEEEVLNRNKEL, from the exons ATGGCAGGATCTTGCGAGATCAGCAACATTTTGTCCAAGTACAACAGCACCATGTACCAGCAGGAAGAGTCGCAGCTGGCCCTGGATGTGCTGGGACACCCTGGGGACGACggcagcctggggctgagcttcccccccagcctgcccccgGTAGACACCACAG AAACGCCAGAGTGGTTCAGTGAGCTCCCATACTTCTGGACCAAGGTGCAGGTGCTGGAGTGGATCAGCTACCATGTGGAGAAGAACAAGTACGACGCCAGCATCATCGACTTCTCCTGCTGCAACATGGACGGGCACACGCTCTGCCACTGCAGCCGGGACCAGATGCGCCACATCTTCGGGCCCCTGGGGGACGAGCTCTACGACCGCCTGCATGAGATCA cctctgaCGAGCTGACATGGATCATTGACTTGCTGGAAAAAGAGGATGCGAATTCCCAAGAGACCTTCCTGGACACCGGCCACCTGG AGCTGGCAAACCCCTGTGCCAAGGATTCCCTGGAGGACCTGAAGCCCACAAaccctttcctcttcacagacATCACCTGCTCGCCCGACGCCATGTCCCCAGGCAGCTCCGATGTCTCAG GGCCTGCCATGTCCCACAGCCCCAACTCCCAGGACTCCGGTGGAAGCGACCTCGACCTCGACCCCGTGGAAGTGAAGCTCTTCCCTGACG ACGGCTTTGCTGGGAGCAAGAAAGGGGACGGCAAACACGGCAAGAGGAAACGGGGACGGCCCCGAAAGCTCAGCAAGGAGAACAGAGACTGCCTGGAGGGCCGGAAGAGCAAGCACT CCCCGAGAGGCACCCACCTGTGGGAGTTCATCCGGGACATCCTGATCCACCCGGAGCTGAACGAGGGGCTGATGAAGTGGGAGGACCGGCGGGAGGGCGTCTTCAAGTTCCTGCGCTCCGAGGCGGtggcccagctctggggccagaagaagaagaacagcAGCATGACCTACGAGAAGCTGAGCCGGGCCATGCG GTATTACTACAAACGTGAAATCCTGGAGAGGGTCGACGGGCGCCGGCTGGTGTACAAGTTTGGGAAGAACTCCAGCggctggaaggaggaggaggtgctcAACAGGAACAAGGAGCTGTAG